In Papilio machaon chromosome W, ilPapMach1.1, whole genome shotgun sequence, a single genomic region encodes these proteins:
- the LOC123723190 gene encoding uncharacterized protein LOC123723190, translated as MYRQINIQPDQRNLQLILWRENKSDDLGVYQLNTVTYGTASAPYLSIRCIKQMASECNDDVIKQIIDEDFFVDDLITGHDNKQVLLDICTKVSDVLKSGCFHLRKWMFNSENSDTEQTKELLLGENCLTKTLGIGWQNNLDLLYFTTKIENNVTHVTKRVILSVISQVYDPLGLLAPSIIIAKILLQKLWLCKLSWDEPVPNNILLIWQRFIHTLQYLQNIKIPRHVRGLDVTYTDLHIFTDASQDAYGACAYISTYSDNIPVTVRLLCAKSKVAPIKPVTIPRLELCGALVGAKLYQKISKSLRLTFDNVYFWSDSTIVINWIKISPNLLKPFVQNRVVQINELTGELPWLHVAGKDNPADLLSRGVTLDILQHSDIWWHGPAFLNDNKSNFTRNNNEIIDLQNLPEIKSNINSLFTQSSETSIFNFERFSNFSRMRRAAAYLLRFIHNSRLSDESQRNFGPLTSDELNKATLVLVRITQQMSFPDIINALDNNLEIKSMRNISSLNPFLDSDRIIRVGGRLVNSETFSYNKKHPILLCSKHTFTRLLFEFEHKRLLHAGPQLLLATVRDNWWPLKGRDLAKQTVHKCVTCTRQRGKALSIKMGNLPIERLEPGYPFIRCGVDYAGPMVILNRKGRGSKLEKCYICLFICFTTRAVHLELVTSLSSEAYLMALKRFLSRRGKPAQIFSDNGKTFVGASKEFSKFLTTCEKDILNFASNENIKFSFIPPYSPHFGGLWEAGVKSVKYHLRRVGNVNLIYEEFSTLLTQIEAILNSRPMYPMSSDPNDLLPLTPAHFLIGRPLVSPASEDLTAANTSRLVRYERIEQLRQNFWKRWSQEYIAELQTRTKWQNNTDTIVPNTLVLIKDENAPPLKWRLGRVIRTFPGKDGLARIADIRTANGVIQRSYPRICPLFKEEYES; from the coding sequence ATGTATcgacaaattaatattcaaccCGATCAAAGAAATCTACAATTAATTCTGTGGCGTGAAAATAAATCGGACGATCTCGGTGTATACCAACTTAATACCGTGACGTACGGTACCGCGTCCGCTCCTTATCTAAGCATTCGATGCATAAAACAGATGGCGTCCGAGTGCAACGATGACGTAATAAAGCAGATAATAgatgaagatttttttgtagacGATTTGATAACAGGACATGATaacaaacaagttttattaGACATTTGTACCAAAGTTAGTGACGTTTTAAAATCAGGTTGCTTTCATTTAAGAAAATGGATGTTTAATTCAGAAAATTCAGACACAGAGCAAACAAAAGAACTATTGTTAGGTGAGAATTGTTTAACTAAAACTTTAGGTATCGGTTggcaaaataatttagatttattatatttcactaCAAAGATCGAAAATAACGTGACTCATGTCACTAAGCGCgttattttatctgttattTCTCAGGTTTACGATCCTTTAGGATTGTTAGCACCTTCAATTATAATcgcaaaaatacttttacaaaaattgtgGCTTTGTAAATTAAGTTGGGATGAGCCTGTACCTAACAATATTCTGTTAATATGGCAACGTTTTATTCATACGcttcaatatttacaaaatataaaaattcctCGCCATGTAAGAGGATTAGATGTAACATACAcagatttacatatattcacGGATGCGTCACAAGATGCATACGGTGCATGCGCATACATTAGCACGTATAGCGACAATATACCGGTGACAGTAAGACTGCTTTGTGCGAAGAGTAAGGTAGCACCGATTAAACCAGTTACTATCCCGCGACTTGAGTTATGCGGCGCTTTAGTTGGCGCCAAATTATAccaaaaaataagtaagtcaTTAAGATTAACATTTGACAATGTATACTTTTGGTCTGACTCAACTATTGTCATAAATTGGATTAAAATTTCacctaatttattaaaaccgtTCGTTCAAAACAGAGTAGTACAGATTAATGAGTTGACTGGTGAATTGCCGTGGTTACATGTTGCTGGTAAAGACAACCCGGCTGACCTTTTATCACGTGGAGTCACGCTTGATATACTCCAACATTCGGATATTTGGTGGCACGGGCcagcatttttaaatgataataaatcaaattttactcgCAATAACAacgaaattattgatttacaaaatttaccagaaataaaatcaaacattaattcattatttacacAATCAAGTGAgactagtatttttaattttgaacgtttttctaattttagtcgAATGAGACGTGCCGCAGCTTATTTGTTACGATTCATTCATAATTCGCGCCTTAGTGATGAGTCACAGCGTAACTTCGGCCCGCTCACGTctgatgaattaaataaagcaaCTTTAGTTTTGGTTCGCATAACACAACAGATGTCGTTTCCGGATATTATCAATGCGTTAGATAATAACTTAGAAATTAAGTCTATGAGAAACATATCTAGTCTTAATCCATTTCTAGATTCCGATCGCATTATTAGAGTAGGAGGTAGATTAGTGAACTCGgaaacattttcttataataaaaaacatccgATATTGTTATGTTCTAAACACACATTTACTCGCTtgttatttgaatttgaacATAAACGTCTACTCCATGCTGGTCCTCAGTTGCTTTTGGCTACTGTAAGGGATAATTGGTGGCCACTCAAGGGTCGTGACTTAGCCAAGCAGACAGTGCATAAGTGCGTTACATGTACTCGTCAGAGAGGAAAGGccttatcaataaaaatgggTAACTTACCAATCGAAAGATTAGAGCCGGGGTATCCATTTATACGTTGCGGTGTGGATTACGCAGGACCGATGGTCATATTGAATCGCAAGGGAAGAGgttcgaaactcgaaaaatgctatatttgtctatttatatgtttcacaACTCGGGCAGTGCACTTAGAGTTAGTTACGAGTCTTAGCTCTGAGGCGTACTTAATGGCTTTAAAAAGGTTCTTATCTCGTCGTGGTAAACCTGCGCAGATCTTCTCAGATAACGGAAAAACATTTGTAGGCGCATCAAaggaattttcaaaatttttaactacatGTGAAaaggatattttaaatttcgcttcaaatgaaaacattaagtttagttttattcCTCCATATTCACCACACTTTGGTGGTTTATGGGAGGCAGGGGTCAAGTCGGTCAAATACCATCTTCGACGTGTAGGGAATGTAAACCTTATTTATGAGGAATTTTCTACATTATTAACACAAATTGAAGCCATCCTAAACTCCAGACCCATGTATCCCATGTCTTCTGACCCAAACGACCTACTTCCTCTCACACCAGCCCATTTCCTGATTGGCCGACCGCTCGTTTCACCTGCAAGCGAAGATCTCACAGCTGCAAACACTTCACGCCTGGTCCGATACGAGCGCATCGAGCAACTACGTCAGAACTTCTGGAAACGCTGGTCGCAGGAGTACATTGCTGAGCTCCAGACTAGGACTAAATGGCAGAACAACACCGACACCATAGTACCCAACACTTTGGTACTCATCAAAGATGAAAATGCGCCACCACTCAAATGGCGCCTTGGACGAGTCATACGCACTTTCCCTGGAAAGGATGGACTGGCACGCATAGCTGACATTCGAACAGCTAACGGAGTGATACAAAGATCGTACCCCAGGATATGTCCACTTTTTAAGGAGGAGTATGAATCATAA
- the LOC123723392 gene encoding centrosomal protein of 120 kDa-like gives MDELRGPNIQIVLHVKEGIGFGFLRIPFIVSGSLNGYMLETDPVVPTHAPAFDAELVWEADKRRFRSLRVQNVPIKVEVFTTSTQGRKDKIGYILLSLLGAQPCPSNKFVDVKYSWHK, from the exons atggacGAGTTACGAGGACCTAATATTCAAATCGTACTTCATGTAAAAGAAG gtATTGGCTTTGGATTTCTTCGTATACCCTTTATCGTGAGTGGATCTCTCAATGGATATATGCTGGAAACCGATCCAGTTGTACCAACTCATGCACCGGCCTTCGATGCTGAACTGGTTTGGGAAGCTGATAAAAGAAGATTTCGgag tttGCGAGTACAAAATGTGCCAATCAAAGTTGAAGTATTTACAACAAGCACACAAGGCAGAAAAGATAAAAtaggatatattttattgagcTTATTAGGTGCACAGCCATGTccatcaaataaatttgtagat GTGAAATACTCATGGCATAAATAA